One stretch of Daphnia pulicaria isolate SC F1-1A chromosome 8, SC_F0-13Bv2, whole genome shotgun sequence DNA includes these proteins:
- the LOC124310986 gene encoding solute carrier family 15 member 1-like, which yields MMTEIDLNDADAKKKFKYPVSVFFIIVNEFCERFSYYGMKTVLGLYFRDILLYDESESTVYYHLFSMLCYFTPVFGAILADTYLGKFKTILYLSILYACGNIMLSVASIPNTLPQKEFSLLGLFIIGVGTGGIKPCVSAFGGEQFVRPQQDKQLEQFFSYFYISINAGSLLSTLLTPILREDIQCFGQSSCFPLAFGVPAILMIVAIVVFFFGKWNYKMRPTEGNIMVDVSKCIAHAIGRKFRSTDEKHDHWLYFASDKFDMELIKDIKQVLHVLVLYLPIPVFWALYDQQGSRWLFQATRMDGSLGFMSVKPDQIGIVNPLLIIAITPLFNSLIYPCFKKCGLLTPLQRIGTGGLLIGISFVISGIVELNLETTYPRIPAPGLTQLNFINTLPCPVNISYAHGNHPDKWLDVGAKSFSFERDLMDGPIRVKANLLSPRCQDVTFSNAEWTGTIEGVSTKAFSVVVTVRNGKLEVARMKTEEPLDKANSGHPRVGFIFNLNNDSYDQGNITLKSSSKIFHLPFVASNFSSTLDRLVSTDTIEVDVGTYKVFIPRKDGGVNTDDEAGSITVLQGGCYTIVVQRSLNPLSGENEDGLVMPIEVTPYNSIHMMWLLPQYFIITAGEVMFSVTGLQFSFTQAPERMQSVMQAAWLLNVAFGNLIVTVVAKAKLIPRQSMEFFLFAGLIALDIILFVILALRYTYVEDEKEKSESMKRLRSSTVKEGTDNKAFTSETAI from the exons ATGATGACCGAAATTGATCTAAATGATGCTGATGCCAAAAAG AAATTCAAGTATCCGGTGTCGGTGTTTTTCATCATCGTCAACGAGTTTTGCGAGCGATTCAGTTACTATGGCATGAAAA CTGTGCTTGGCCTATATTTCCGTGATATCTTGTTGTACGATGAAAGCGAGTCGACTGTCTACTATCATCTTTTCTCTATGCTCTGCTATTTCACTCCCGTTTTTGGAGCTATTCTGGCAGACACATACCTCGGGAAATTCAA GACGATTCTCTATCTTTCAA TTCTCTATGCCTGCGGTAACATCATGCTAAGCGTGGCCTCCATACCAAACACGCTGCCACAAAA agaattttctcttttgggaTTGTTCATCATCGGTGTGGGCACGGGCGGCATCAAGCCCTGCGTGTCGGCCTTTGGTGGCGAGCAATTCGTCCGGCCTCAGCAAGACAAGCAGCTCGAGCAATTCTTTTCGTATTTCTACATTTCAATCAATGCCGGATCACTTCTCTCCACTTTACTGACACCCATTCTCCGAGAGGATATCCAATGCTTCGGACAGAGTTCTTGCTTCCCTTTGGCATTTGGCGTTCCGGCCATATTGATGATCGTCGCAATCG ttgttttctttttcggcaaGTGGAACTACAAGATGCGCCCTACGGAAGGAAATATCATGGTCGACGTATCAAAATGCATTGCC CACGCAATCGGGAGAAAGTTCAGGAGCACGGACGAAAAACACGACCACTGGCTGTATTTCGCTTCCGATAAATTCGACATGGAATTAATTAAGGACATCAAACAAGTTCTGCACGTTTTAGTCCTCTATCTACCCATTCCCGTTTTCTGGGCTCTCTACGACCAGCag GGATCTCGATGGCTATTTCAAGCGACCAGAATGGATGGCAGTTTAGGCTTCATGTCCGTCAAACCTGATCAAATCGGAATCGTCAATCCTTTGCTGATCATAGCCATTACGCCTCTGTTCAACAGTTTGATTTATCCCTGCTTCAAGAAATGCGGGTTGTTGACACCGCTCCAACGAATCGGAACAGGTGGTCTGCTCATTGGAATATCTTTCGTTATCTCCGGAATTGTCGAGCTCAACTTGGAG ACAACGTATCCTCGTATTCCAGCACCAGGGTTGACCCAGCTGAACTTTATCAACACTTTGCCGTGTCCGGTAAACATTTCCTACGCTCACGGAAACCATCCGGACAAATGGTTGGATGTGGGTGCcaagagtttttcttttgagcgAGATCTCATGGATGGACCCATCCGAGTCAAAGCCAATTTGTTGAGTCCTCGTTGTCAAGATGTTACCTTCTCGAATGCGGAATGGACTGGAACGATTGAAGGTGTTAGCACAAag GCCTTTTCTGTCGTCGTTACCGTTCGCAATGGCAAACTGGAAGTCGCTCGGATGAAGACGGAAGAGCCTTTGGACAAGGCCAATTCCGGCCATCCTCGTGTTGG GTTTATCTTTAATTTGAACAACGACTCGTACGATCAAGGCAACATCACATTAAAGTCGAGTTCTAAGATATTCCATTTGCCGTTTGTTGCctccaatttttcttcgaCCCTTGATCGACTGGTGAGCACGGACACCATAGAAGTAGACGTTGGCAC ATATAAAGTGTTTATACCACGCAAGGACGGCGGAGTCAACACCGACGATGAAGCTGGATCCATTACCGTTCTACAAGGAGGCTGTTACACCATTGTCGTCCAGCGGTCGCTGAATCCGTTGTCAGGCGAAAATGAAGACGGC CTCGTGATGCCGATTGAAGTGACTCCGTACAACTCTATCCACATGATGTGGCTCTTACCTCAGTATTTCATCATCACTGCTGGAGAGGTCATGTTCTCAGTCACGGGATTGCAGTTTTCTTTCACTCAG GCTCCCGAGAGAATGCAGTCAGTGATGCAAGCCGCTTGGCTGTTGAATGTCGCATTTGGTAATCTCATTGTGACGGTTGTAGCCAAAGCCAAATTAATTCCCAGACAG TCAATGGAATTCTTCCTTTTCGCCGGTCTTATCGCGCTGGATATCATCCTGTTTGTGATCCTCGCTCTCCGTTACACGTACGTcgaagatgaaaaagaaaaatccgaaAGCATGAAAAGGCTGCGCTCTTCTACGGTGAAAGAAGGAACCGATAATAAGGCATTTACTTCCGAGACGGCGATATAG
- the LOC124310972 gene encoding peptide transporter family 1-like isoform X1 produces MDVPPANLETVALMGSCQGVAPGTDDKKTKYPVAVFFIVVNEFCERFSYYGMKTVLTLYLRDVLLYDENESTVWYHLFSMLCYFTPVFGAILADTYLGKFRTILYLSCLYACGNVLLSVASIPNTLPQKEFSLLGLFIIALGTGGIKPCVSAFGGEQFVRPQQDKQLEQFFSVFYFAINAGSLISTFVTPILREDVHCFGSNSCFPLAFGVPALLMIVAVVVFFSGRGCYKMREAAGNIMVQVVKCMAHAVGRKFRNKEEKHEHWIDFAGDKFDRQLIQDIKQVLRVLLLYVPIPVFWALFDQQGSRWTFQATRMDGTLGAITIKPDQLQIVNPLLILALVPVFESVIYPCFKKCGLLTPLQRIGAGGLLAGLAFVVSGIVELQLEPTYPRIPDAGLTQLNFINTLPCPINISYTGGVDQIKWIEVNATSYSFERNLKDQPIEVTAQLINPVCGQVNFSTPTWTGTIKGASTKAFSVVATGHNGTLDLVRMDKEEPLDKSSTGQPRVGFILHMDDQSLVQVNITIKSGERLIQFNTKTFSTSSSARFIQTEVRDVDAGTYDIFIPRQNGDVIMENPDGQITVLQGGSYTFVAQQTHSNPQLIDLKSNLLMPVQVTPASSVHMLWLVPQYFVMTIAEVMFSVTGLQFSFTQAPASMQSVMQAAWLLTIAFGNLIVILVAEAKGIPRQSMEFFLFAGLMAVDMLFFFYLASNYTYVESEKGEKGGDDAKKVPDRFPSSVKLGTDNSEKPAGTENKGFSDDTPM; encoded by the exons ATGGATGTGCCGCCAGCTAATTTGGAAA ccGTCGCCTTAATGGGCAGCTGCCAAGGTGTTGCTCCAGGGACTGACGATAAG AAAACCAAGTATCCGGTGGCAGTTTTTTTCATCGTCGTCAACGAGTTTTGTGAGCGGTTCAGTTATTATGGCATGAAAA CGGTGCTCACGCTCTATTTGCGAGACGTATTGTTGTACGATGAAAATGAATCGACAGTTTGGTACCATCTATTTTCAATGCTCTGCTACTTCACTCCCGTTTTCGGAGCCATTCTGGCCGATACGTATCTCGGGAAATTCAG GACAATTCTCTATCTCTCCTGTCTTTACGCTTGCGGTAACGTTCTGCTGAGTGTGGCATCTATACCCAACACTCTGCCACAAaa GGAGTTTTCACTTTTGGGACTCTTTATTATCGCCTTGGGCACGGGTGGAATTAAACCTTGCGTCTCAGCTTTTGGCGGTGAACAGTTTGTCCGTCCGCAGCAAGATAAACAGCTGGAGCAGTTCTTCTCCGTATTCTATTTCGCCATCAACGCTGGATCGCTTATTTCCACTTTTGTAACGCCCATTCTCCGCGAAGATGTCCACTGTTTCGGCTCGAATTCCTGCTTTCCATTAGCCTTCGGCGTTCCGGCTTTGCTCATGATCGTCGCAGTAG TGGTCTTCTTCAGTGGCAGAGGTTGTTACAAAATGAGAGAGGCTGCGGGTAACATTATGGTACAGGTCGTCAAGTGTATGGCG CACGCCGTCGGACGGAAGTTCAGgaataaggaagaaaaacacGAACACTGGATCGATTTCGCTGGCGACAAATTCGATCGGCAACTGATTCAAGATATTAAGCAGGTTCTAAGAGTCCTACTTCTCTACGTTCCTATTCCCGTCTTCTGGGCTTTGTTTGATCAACAG GGTTCACGTTGGACATTTCAAGCTACTCGAATGGACGGTACTCTCGGTGCTATCACGATCAAACCAGATCAGCTACAAATTGTGAATCCCTTGCTCATTTTGGCACTGGTGCCCGTGTTTGAAAGCGTCATCTATCCCTGTTTCAAAAAGTGCGGCCTGCTTACTCCGCTTCAACGAATCGGCGCTGGCGGATTACTTGCCGGATTGGCTTTCGTCGTTTCGGGCATAGTCGAACTTCAGTTGGAG CCTACCTACCCTCGGATTCCCGACGCTGGATTGACGCAACTGAACTTTATCAACACACTTCCGTGTCCAATCAACATTAGCTACACTGGCGGCGTCGATCAGATCAAGTGGATTGAAGTCAACGCTACAAGTTATTCATTTGAAAGGAATCTGAAAGATCAACCTATCGAAGTCACGGCCCAGTTAATCAATCCCGTCTGTGGACAAGTGAACTTCTCTACTCCGACTTGGACTGGAACGATCAAAGGTGCCAGCACAAAG GCATTTTCCGTTGTCGCTACTGGACACAATGGCACTCTCGATCTGGTACGAATGGATAAAGAAGAACCACTGGATAAATCCAGTACGGGGCAGCCGCGTGTTGG GTTTATTTTACACATGGACGATCAGTCTCTTGTTCAAGTCAACATCACCATTAAATCTGGAGAGCgattaattcaattcaataccAAAACATTTTCCACTTCGTCTTCAGCGCGTTTTATCCAAACTGAAGTGCGGGATGTCGACGCTGGAAC GTACGACATCTTTATTCCTCGTCAAAATGGTGATGTGATCATGGAAAATCCGGATGGACAAATCACAGTTTTACAAGGCGGTTCCTATACGTTCGTCGCTCAACAGACTCACTCAAATCCTCAACTTATCGATCTCAAAAGCAAT CTCTTAATGCCGGTCCAAGTGACTCCGGCTAGTTCCGTACACATGTTGTGGTTGGTGCCGCAATATTTTGTCATGACAATTGCTGAAGTCATGTTCTCCGTCACGGGATTACAATTCTCCTTCACTCAA GCCCCGGCTAGTATGCAATCTGTCATGCAAGCCGCTTGGCTCTTAACGATCGCGTTTGGTAACCTGATTGTTATCCTCGTCGCTGAAGCAAAGGGAATACCCAGACAG TCAATGGAGTTCTTCCTATTCGCCGGACTGATGGCAGTCGAcatgctcttctttttctatttggcCAGCAATTACACTTATGTCGAGTCTGAGAAAGGCGAGAAAGGTGGCGACGACGCAAAGAAAGTACCTGATCGTTTTCCTTCATCCGTCAAACTTGGCACTGACAATTCAGAGAAGCCAGCAGGGACGGAGAACAAGGGATTCTCCGATGACACACCCATGTAa
- the LOC124310972 gene encoding peptide transporter family 1-like isoform X3 — protein sequence MTANKDVETCHAQKTKYPVAVFFIVVNEFCERFSYYGMKTVLTLYLRDVLLYDENESTVWYHLFSMLCYFTPVFGAILADTYLGKFRTILYLSCLYACGNVLLSVASIPNTLPQKEFSLLGLFIIALGTGGIKPCVSAFGGEQFVRPQQDKQLEQFFSVFYFAINAGSLISTFVTPILREDVHCFGSNSCFPLAFGVPALLMIVAVAIFFAGKWNYKIRPAEGNVMVDVAKCVAHAVGRKFRNKEEKHEHWIDFAGDKFDRQLIQDIKQVLRVLLLYVPIPVFWALFDQQGSRWTFQATRMDGTLGAITIKPDQLQIVNPLLILALVPVFESVIYPCFKKCGLLTPLQRIGAGGLLAGLAFVVSGIVELQLEPTYPRIPDAGLTQLNFINTLPCPINISYTGGVDQIKWIEVNATSYSFERNLKDQPIEVTAQLINPVCGQVNFSTPTWTGTIKGASTKAFSVVATGHNGTLDLVRMDKEEPLDKSSTGQPRVGFILHMDDQSLVQVNITIKSGERLIQFNTKTFSTSSSARFIQTEVRDVDAGTYDIFIPRQNGDVIMENPDGQITVLQGGSYTFVAQQTHSNPQLIDLKSNLLMPVQVTPASSVHMLWLVPQYFVMTIAEVMFSVTGLQFSFTQAPASMQSVMQAAWLLTIAFGNLIVILVAEAKGIPRQSMEFFLFAGLMAVDMLFFFYLASNYTYVESEKGEKGGDDAKKVPDRFPSSVKLGTDNSEKPAGTENKGFSDDTPM from the exons ATGACCGCCAACAAGGATGTGGAAACATGTCACGCACAG AAAACCAAGTATCCGGTGGCAGTTTTTTTCATCGTCGTCAACGAGTTTTGTGAGCGGTTCAGTTATTATGGCATGAAAA CGGTGCTCACGCTCTATTTGCGAGACGTATTGTTGTACGATGAAAATGAATCGACAGTTTGGTACCATCTATTTTCAATGCTCTGCTACTTCACTCCCGTTTTCGGAGCCATTCTGGCCGATACGTATCTCGGGAAATTCAG GACAATTCTCTATCTCTCCTGTCTTTACGCTTGCGGTAACGTTCTGCTGAGTGTGGCATCTATACCCAACACTCTGCCACAAaa GGAGTTTTCACTTTTGGGACTCTTTATTATCGCCTTGGGCACGGGTGGAATTAAACCTTGCGTCTCAGCTTTTGGCGGTGAACAGTTTGTCCGTCCGCAGCAAGATAAACAGCTGGAGCAGTTCTTCTCCGTATTCTATTTCGCCATCAACGCTGGATCGCTTATTTCCACTTTTGTAACGCCCATTCTCCGCGAAGATGTCCACTGTTTCGGCTCGAATTCCTGCTTTCCATTAGCCTTCGGCGTTCCGGCTTTGCTCATGATCGTCGCAGTAG CTATTTTCTTCGCGGGAAAATGGAATTACAAGATTCGTCCAGCTGAAGGCAATGTCATGGTTGACGTCGCAAAGTGTGTAGCT CACGCCGTCGGACGGAAGTTCAGgaataaggaagaaaaacacGAACACTGGATCGATTTCGCTGGCGACAAATTCGATCGGCAACTGATTCAAGATATTAAGCAGGTTCTAAGAGTCCTACTTCTCTACGTTCCTATTCCCGTCTTCTGGGCTTTGTTTGATCAACAG GGTTCACGTTGGACATTTCAAGCTACTCGAATGGACGGTACTCTCGGTGCTATCACGATCAAACCAGATCAGCTACAAATTGTGAATCCCTTGCTCATTTTGGCACTGGTGCCCGTGTTTGAAAGCGTCATCTATCCCTGTTTCAAAAAGTGCGGCCTGCTTACTCCGCTTCAACGAATCGGCGCTGGCGGATTACTTGCCGGATTGGCTTTCGTCGTTTCGGGCATAGTCGAACTTCAGTTGGAG CCTACCTACCCTCGGATTCCCGACGCTGGATTGACGCAACTGAACTTTATCAACACACTTCCGTGTCCAATCAACATTAGCTACACTGGCGGCGTCGATCAGATCAAGTGGATTGAAGTCAACGCTACAAGTTATTCATTTGAAAGGAATCTGAAAGATCAACCTATCGAAGTCACGGCCCAGTTAATCAATCCCGTCTGTGGACAAGTGAACTTCTCTACTCCGACTTGGACTGGAACGATCAAAGGTGCCAGCACAAAG GCATTTTCCGTTGTCGCTACTGGACACAATGGCACTCTCGATCTGGTACGAATGGATAAAGAAGAACCACTGGATAAATCCAGTACGGGGCAGCCGCGTGTTGG GTTTATTTTACACATGGACGATCAGTCTCTTGTTCAAGTCAACATCACCATTAAATCTGGAGAGCgattaattcaattcaataccAAAACATTTTCCACTTCGTCTTCAGCGCGTTTTATCCAAACTGAAGTGCGGGATGTCGACGCTGGAAC GTACGACATCTTTATTCCTCGTCAAAATGGTGATGTGATCATGGAAAATCCGGATGGACAAATCACAGTTTTACAAGGCGGTTCCTATACGTTCGTCGCTCAACAGACTCACTCAAATCCTCAACTTATCGATCTCAAAAGCAAT CTCTTAATGCCGGTCCAAGTGACTCCGGCTAGTTCCGTACACATGTTGTGGTTGGTGCCGCAATATTTTGTCATGACAATTGCTGAAGTCATGTTCTCCGTCACGGGATTACAATTCTCCTTCACTCAA GCCCCGGCTAGTATGCAATCTGTCATGCAAGCCGCTTGGCTCTTAACGATCGCGTTTGGTAACCTGATTGTTATCCTCGTCGCTGAAGCAAAGGGAATACCCAGACAG TCAATGGAGTTCTTCCTATTCGCCGGACTGATGGCAGTCGAcatgctcttctttttctatttggcCAGCAATTACACTTATGTCGAGTCTGAGAAAGGCGAGAAAGGTGGCGACGACGCAAAGAAAGTACCTGATCGTTTTCCTTCATCCGTCAAACTTGGCACTGACAATTCAGAGAAGCCAGCAGGGACGGAGAACAAGGGATTCTCCGATGACACACCCATGTAa
- the LOC124310972 gene encoding peptide transporter family 1-like isoform X2, whose product MDVPPANLETVALMGSCQGVAPGTDDKKTKYPVAVFFIVVNEFCERFSYYGMKTVLTLYLRDVLLYDENESTVWYHLFSMLCYFTPVFGAILADTYLGKFRTILYLSCLYACGNVLLSVASIPNTLPQKEFSLLGLFIIALGTGGIKPCVSAFGGEQFVRPQQDKQLEQFFSVFYFAINAGSLISTFVTPILREDVHCFGSNSCFPLAFGVPALLMIVAVAIFFAGKWNYKIRPAEGNVMVDVAKCVAHAVGRKFRNKEEKHEHWIDFAGDKFDRQLIQDIKQVLRVLLLYVPIPVFWALFDQQGSRWTFQATRMDGTLGAITIKPDQLQIVNPLLILALVPVFESVIYPCFKKCGLLTPLQRIGAGGLLAGLAFVVSGIVELQLEPTYPRIPDAGLTQLNFINTLPCPINISYTGGVDQIKWIEVNATSYSFERNLKDQPIEVTAQLINPVCGQVNFSTPTWTGTIKGASTKAFSVVATGHNGTLDLVRMDKEEPLDKSSTGQPRVGFILHMDDQSLVQVNITIKSGERLIQFNTKTFSTSSSARFIQTEVRDVDAGTYDIFIPRQNGDVIMENPDGQITVLQGGSYTFVAQQTHSNPQLIDLKSNLLMPVQVTPASSVHMLWLVPQYFVMTIAEVMFSVTGLQFSFTQAPASMQSVMQAAWLLTIAFGNLIVILVAEAKGIPRQSMEFFLFAGLMAVDMLFFFYLASNYTYVESEKGEKGGDDAKKVPDRFPSSVKLGTDNSEKPAGTENKGFSDDTPM is encoded by the exons ATGGATGTGCCGCCAGCTAATTTGGAAA ccGTCGCCTTAATGGGCAGCTGCCAAGGTGTTGCTCCAGGGACTGACGATAAG AAAACCAAGTATCCGGTGGCAGTTTTTTTCATCGTCGTCAACGAGTTTTGTGAGCGGTTCAGTTATTATGGCATGAAAA CGGTGCTCACGCTCTATTTGCGAGACGTATTGTTGTACGATGAAAATGAATCGACAGTTTGGTACCATCTATTTTCAATGCTCTGCTACTTCACTCCCGTTTTCGGAGCCATTCTGGCCGATACGTATCTCGGGAAATTCAG GACAATTCTCTATCTCTCCTGTCTTTACGCTTGCGGTAACGTTCTGCTGAGTGTGGCATCTATACCCAACACTCTGCCACAAaa GGAGTTTTCACTTTTGGGACTCTTTATTATCGCCTTGGGCACGGGTGGAATTAAACCTTGCGTCTCAGCTTTTGGCGGTGAACAGTTTGTCCGTCCGCAGCAAGATAAACAGCTGGAGCAGTTCTTCTCCGTATTCTATTTCGCCATCAACGCTGGATCGCTTATTTCCACTTTTGTAACGCCCATTCTCCGCGAAGATGTCCACTGTTTCGGCTCGAATTCCTGCTTTCCATTAGCCTTCGGCGTTCCGGCTTTGCTCATGATCGTCGCAGTAG CTATTTTCTTCGCGGGAAAATGGAATTACAAGATTCGTCCAGCTGAAGGCAATGTCATGGTTGACGTCGCAAAGTGTGTAGCT CACGCCGTCGGACGGAAGTTCAGgaataaggaagaaaaacacGAACACTGGATCGATTTCGCTGGCGACAAATTCGATCGGCAACTGATTCAAGATATTAAGCAGGTTCTAAGAGTCCTACTTCTCTACGTTCCTATTCCCGTCTTCTGGGCTTTGTTTGATCAACAG GGTTCACGTTGGACATTTCAAGCTACTCGAATGGACGGTACTCTCGGTGCTATCACGATCAAACCAGATCAGCTACAAATTGTGAATCCCTTGCTCATTTTGGCACTGGTGCCCGTGTTTGAAAGCGTCATCTATCCCTGTTTCAAAAAGTGCGGCCTGCTTACTCCGCTTCAACGAATCGGCGCTGGCGGATTACTTGCCGGATTGGCTTTCGTCGTTTCGGGCATAGTCGAACTTCAGTTGGAG CCTACCTACCCTCGGATTCCCGACGCTGGATTGACGCAACTGAACTTTATCAACACACTTCCGTGTCCAATCAACATTAGCTACACTGGCGGCGTCGATCAGATCAAGTGGATTGAAGTCAACGCTACAAGTTATTCATTTGAAAGGAATCTGAAAGATCAACCTATCGAAGTCACGGCCCAGTTAATCAATCCCGTCTGTGGACAAGTGAACTTCTCTACTCCGACTTGGACTGGAACGATCAAAGGTGCCAGCACAAAG GCATTTTCCGTTGTCGCTACTGGACACAATGGCACTCTCGATCTGGTACGAATGGATAAAGAAGAACCACTGGATAAATCCAGTACGGGGCAGCCGCGTGTTGG GTTTATTTTACACATGGACGATCAGTCTCTTGTTCAAGTCAACATCACCATTAAATCTGGAGAGCgattaattcaattcaataccAAAACATTTTCCACTTCGTCTTCAGCGCGTTTTATCCAAACTGAAGTGCGGGATGTCGACGCTGGAAC GTACGACATCTTTATTCCTCGTCAAAATGGTGATGTGATCATGGAAAATCCGGATGGACAAATCACAGTTTTACAAGGCGGTTCCTATACGTTCGTCGCTCAACAGACTCACTCAAATCCTCAACTTATCGATCTCAAAAGCAAT CTCTTAATGCCGGTCCAAGTGACTCCGGCTAGTTCCGTACACATGTTGTGGTTGGTGCCGCAATATTTTGTCATGACAATTGCTGAAGTCATGTTCTCCGTCACGGGATTACAATTCTCCTTCACTCAA GCCCCGGCTAGTATGCAATCTGTCATGCAAGCCGCTTGGCTCTTAACGATCGCGTTTGGTAACCTGATTGTTATCCTCGTCGCTGAAGCAAAGGGAATACCCAGACAG TCAATGGAGTTCTTCCTATTCGCCGGACTGATGGCAGTCGAcatgctcttctttttctatttggcCAGCAATTACACTTATGTCGAGTCTGAGAAAGGCGAGAAAGGTGGCGACGACGCAAAGAAAGTACCTGATCGTTTTCCTTCATCCGTCAAACTTGGCACTGACAATTCAGAGAAGCCAGCAGGGACGGAGAACAAGGGATTCTCCGATGACACACCCATGTAa